Proteins from a genomic interval of Phlebotomus papatasi isolate M1 chromosome 3, Ppap_2.1, whole genome shotgun sequence:
- the LOC129805399 gene encoding zinc carboxypeptidase-like — translation MRSLLVVVLIGLVAGVSCGEKARFDNYRVYSVPIHNEDQLRLLQEIDENPNGFELWDYPSATGTVIQVMVPPHKRADFAELTANWADVHLDIENLQEKFDEEQPKVMPRSFGWNSYHTLAEIYEWLDVMAYSHSSVATTIVGGVSHEGRQIKGLKISHKSGNPGVFIEAGIHAREWIADATATFIINELLTSTNSEIQDIAQNYDWYIFPVVNPDGYEYSHTTNRNWRKTRKPSSSVCYGADANRNWGYNWMQGGASNNPCSDTFAGSAAFSEVETRTLADYYSSLSGISTYISFHSYGQMLLVPFGHTREPLGNYHDLVAIASQAVNRLSQRFGTRYTYGNIAETIYIASGGSIDWIKGARGTGLVYCYELRDTGRYGFTLPANQIVPTGQETLDSIVVILREGANMGYH, via the exons ATGCGGTCTCTGTTAGTGGTAGTCCTAATTGGACTGGTGGCTGGAGTTTCGTGTGGTGAAAAAGCCCGTTTTGATAACTATCGCGTATATTCAGTGCCCATTCACAATGAGGATCAATTACGGTTGCTCCAGGAGATCGATGAAAATCCAAATGGG TTCGAATTGTGGGATTACCCAAGTGCCACAGGAACCGTGATTCAAGTGATGGTGCCACCCCATAAGAGAGCAGATTTTGCTGAATTAACTGCCAATTGGGCCGACGTTCACTTGGACATTGAAAATCTTCAAGA GAAATTCGATGAGGAACAACCAAAAGTTATGCCCAGATCATTCGGTTGGAACTCCTATCACACCCTTGCTGAGATATACGAATGGTTAGATGTTATGGCATATAGCCATTCATCTGTAGCCACTACCATTGTTGGTGGAGTGAG TCACGAAGGACGGCAAATTAAGGGTTTGAAGATTTCACATAAATCAGGAAATCCGGGTGTCTTTATTGAAGCTGGTATTCATGCTCGAGAATGGATTGCCGATGCCACAGCAACATTCATCATCAATGAGCTTCTCACTTCAACTAATTCTGAAATCCAAGATATTGCCCAAAACTACGATTGGTACATCTTCCCTGTTGTGAACCCCGATGGGTATGAGTACAGTCACACCACA AATCGCAACTGGAGAAAAACTAGAAAGCCATCCTCATCCGTGTGCTACGGTGCTGATGCTAATCGCAATTGGGGATACAATTGGATGc AGGGTGGAGCCAGCAATAATCCCTGCTCAGACACCTTTGCCGGATCTGCTGCCTTTTCTGAGGTGGAAACCCGTACTCTAGCTGACTACTATTCATCGCTCTCTGGAATTTCCACCTATATCTCCTTCCATTCTTACGGTCAGATGCTTCTCGTGCCTTTCGGCCACACCAGGGAACCTCTGGGCAATTACCACGATCTGGTGGCAATTGCCAGTCAAGCCGTGAACAGGCTCTCGCAGCGCTTCGGAACGAGATACACGTACGGAAATATTGCTGAAACCATTT ACATTGCTTCGGGCGGAAGTATCGATTGGATAAAGGGTGCCAGAGGTACAGGACTCGTCTACTGTTATGAATTGCGTGATACAG